DNA sequence from the Bacillus pumilus genome:
AGTGGAGGCATGGTGAACGTTTCCTGCCACCATCTGTTAATCAATCGTTTTAATGAACTATCTGTATGATAGTCAATGAGCGGCAGATTTGGGAGGTCTTTCAGCTGGATTTCTGATTTTGAAATGATACAAAGCCGCTCTTTATCGAGCAAAAACCGCTCTCCATTCCAGTCGTAATCCCCTCTTAAAATCCCTAAATGGACACTTGATGTGCCTAATAAATCCATGACTTTTGTGCTCCAGCCTGTATTCACCATGAATTGAACATGTGGATACTGCTTAGAAAATTCTCTTAAAATTTCTGGGAGCTTATACTGAGCAAAGTTACTTGAGACCCCTAACCGGATTGTCCCTTTGACCTTTTTTTGCATATTCAGCATGCCATCTTTCGTTTGCTGAAGCTGTTTGAGCATGTCATTTGCATATGCAGCCAAGTACTCGCCTTCTGACGTAAATTCAATCCCTCGTTTTCTTTTGAAGAAAAGCTTCATATCGAACTCTTCTTCAAGCTGCTTCAACCGATAGCTTAAGGCAGGCTGAGAGACAAATAATTTTTCCGCCGCTTTTGTGATGTTCTTTTCTTCATAGAGCACCTTTAAAAACCGCCAGTCTTTCTCATCCATTGTGTGCCCTCCTTTTTCACTAGTTATAAAAAAAATTTATTGATTCATCTTAAAATAATGTATTTAACTTATTTCTTATTATACTTTACCATTTTGATTAGATA
Encoded proteins:
- a CDS encoding LysR family transcriptional regulator; the protein is MDEKDWRFLKVLYEEKNITKAAEKLFVSQPALSYRLKQLEEEFDMKLFFKRKRGIEFTSEGEYLAAYANDMLKQLQQTKDGMLNMQKKVKGTIRLGVSSNFAQYKLPEILREFSKQYPHVQFMVNTGWSTKVMDLLGTSSVHLGILRGDYDWNGERFLLDKERLCIISKSEIQLKDLPNLPLIDYHTDSSLKRLINRWWQETFTMPPLVTMETDRQDTSKEMVKHGLGYAIVPEICLRPSDELFVKGLSYKDGQPVLRDTWLMYQPDSLHLSVVKAFIEFLRSQQG